A genomic stretch from Pseudomonas alkylphenolica includes:
- the flgE gene encoding flagellar hook protein FlgE produces MSFNIGLSGLYAANKQLDVTGNNIANVATTGFKSSRAEFADVYSANKLGVGSQSVGNGVRLASVSQQFTNGDITNTGNVLDMGIQGQGFFVLSDNGSLSYTRAGAFQTNKDNYVTTADGLRLRGYGVDENGKIINGVLTDLKIDTSALAPKSTTSIDQGINLNSSDKVIPSTTTFDPTDDTTWNKTFATKIYDSQGNEHVMDQYYVKTDTNEWKSYTLIDGRNPLDPTQEPPQPLEGTITFNPDGSVDTMTAGAAGSGYEVVNKVFKLTGWIPATVTDPTAKPPVWGSNGSEASAGGIAIDMTDTTSYNTPTTRLSQSQDGYATGILSSLSIDSSGVMFASFSNQQSRAIGQVAIASFANEQGLQPMGGTRWTETYSSGIPGIDAPKTGTLGAIASNSLEASNVNLTTELVELIKAQSNYQANAKTISTQSTIMQTIIQMT; encoded by the coding sequence ATGTCATTCAATATCGGCCTTAGCGGTCTCTATGCAGCCAACAAACAACTGGACGTGACCGGCAACAACATTGCCAACGTTGCTACCACCGGCTTCAAATCCTCGCGTGCAGAATTCGCCGACGTCTACTCGGCCAACAAGCTCGGCGTCGGCAGCCAGAGCGTCGGTAACGGCGTGCGTCTGGCCTCGGTCTCGCAGCAGTTCACCAATGGCGATATCACCAACACCGGCAACGTGCTGGACATGGGTATCCAGGGTCAGGGCTTTTTCGTCCTGAGCGACAACGGCTCGCTCAGCTACACCCGTGCCGGTGCCTTCCAGACCAACAAAGACAACTACGTGACCACCGCTGATGGTCTGCGCCTGCGTGGCTACGGTGTGGACGAGAACGGCAAGATCATCAACGGCGTGCTGACCGACCTGAAGATCGACACCTCGGCACTGGCGCCAAAGTCCACTACCTCGATCGATCAGGGCATCAACCTGAACTCGTCGGACAAGGTCATCCCGAGCACCACCACGTTCGATCCAACCGACGACACCACCTGGAACAAGACCTTCGCCACCAAGATCTATGACAGCCAGGGTAACGAGCACGTCATGGATCAGTACTACGTCAAGACCGACACCAATGAGTGGAAGTCCTACACCCTGATTGATGGTCGTAACCCGCTCGATCCTACCCAGGAGCCGCCGCAGCCACTGGAAGGCACCATCACCTTCAATCCTGACGGTAGTGTCGATACCATGACCGCGGGTGCTGCAGGTTCTGGCTACGAAGTGGTGAACAAGGTGTTCAAGCTGACCGGCTGGATTCCTGCCACCGTTACCGATCCGACTGCCAAGCCGCCGGTGTGGGGTTCCAACGGTTCCGAGGCCAGTGCCGGCGGTATCGCCATCGACATGACCGATACCACCTCCTACAACACCCCGACCACGCGTCTGTCGCAGAGCCAGGACGGTTACGCTACCGGTATTCTGTCGAGCCTGAGCATCGACTCCAGTGGTGTGATGTTCGCCAGCTTCAGCAACCAGCAGTCGCGCGCTATCGGTCAGGTTGCCATCGCTTCCTTCGCCAACGAGCAGGGCCTGCAGCCTATGGGCGGTACGCGCTGGACCGAGACTTACTCCTCGGGGATCCCGGGGATCGATGCGCCGAAGACCGGTACTCTGGGCGCTATCGCCTCCAACTCGCTGGAGGCCTCCAACGTCAACCTGACCACTGAGCTGGTCGAGCTGATCAAGGCGCAGAGCAACTACCAGGCGAACGCCAAGACCATCTCTACCCAGAGCACCATCATGCAGACCATCATTCAGATGACCTGA
- the flgH gene encoding flagellar basal body L-ring protein FlgH, whose protein sequence is MSRLFCVLALSGISVLAGCVAPPPKPNDPYYAPVLPRTPLPAAANNGSIYQAGFDQNLYSDRKAFRVGDIITITLNERTQASKNANSQIAKNSKADIGLTSLFGSSMTTNNPFSDGDLSLSAGYSGDRATKGDSKAGQGNSLTGSITVTVADVLPNGIIAVRGEKWLTLNTGDELVRIAGMIRADDIATDNTVPSTRVADARITYSGTGSFADASQPGWLDRFFLSPLWPF, encoded by the coding sequence ATGAGTCGTTTGTTTTGCGTACTTGCCCTGAGTGGGATCAGCGTGCTGGCCGGCTGCGTTGCGCCGCCGCCCAAGCCCAATGATCCGTACTACGCGCCGGTATTGCCGCGTACGCCACTGCCGGCAGCGGCCAACAACGGCTCGATCTACCAGGCCGGTTTCGATCAGAACCTGTACAGCGACCGCAAGGCGTTCCGGGTCGGTGACATCATCACCATCACCCTCAACGAGCGGACCCAGGCGAGCAAGAACGCCAACTCGCAGATCGCCAAGAACAGCAAGGCCGATATCGGCCTGACTTCGTTGTTCGGCTCTTCGATGACCACCAACAACCCGTTCAGCGATGGCGATCTGAGCCTGAGCGCCGGGTACAGCGGTGATCGTGCAACCAAAGGCGACAGTAAAGCAGGGCAGGGCAACAGCCTGACCGGCTCGATCACTGTGACCGTTGCCGATGTGCTGCCCAACGGCATCATTGCCGTGCGTGGCGAGAAGTGGCTGACCCTCAACACCGGCGACGAGCTGGTGCGCATCGCCGGCATGATCCGCGCCGACGACATTGCCACCGACAACACCGTGCCTTCGACCCGGGTTGCCGATGCGCGCATCACCTACTCGGGAACCGGTTCGTTTGCCGACGCCAGCCAGCCGGGCTGGCTCGACCGTTTCTTCCTCAGCCCGCTTTGGCCTTTCTAG
- a CDS encoding flagellar basal body P-ring protein FlgI: protein MFNFKQLITAALLMSIAFAAQAERLKDIASISGVRSNQLIGYGLVVGLNGTGDQTTQTPFTLQTFNNMLSQFGIKVPAGSGNVQLKNVAAVSVHADLPAFAKPGQVVDITVSSIGNSKSLRGGSLLMTPLKGIDGNVYAIAQGNLVVGGFDAEGRDGSKITVNVPSAGRIPGGASVERAVPSGFNQGNSLTLNLNRPDFTTAKRIVDKVNELLGPGVAQALDGGSVRVTAPLDPSQRVDYLSILENLEIDPGQAVAKVIINSRTGTIVIGQNVKVSPAAVTHGSLTVTITEDPIVSQPGPFSNGQTAVVPRSRVNAEQEAKPMFKFGPGTTLDEIVRAVNQVGAAPSDLMAILEALKQAGALQADLIVI from the coding sequence ATGTTCAACTTCAAGCAGCTGATTACCGCCGCGCTTCTGATGTCCATCGCGTTCGCCGCACAGGCCGAACGCCTGAAAGACATCGCCAGCATTTCCGGCGTGCGTAGCAACCAGCTGATCGGCTACGGCCTGGTGGTGGGGCTCAATGGCACGGGTGACCAGACCACCCAGACGCCGTTCACCCTGCAGACCTTCAACAACATGCTGTCGCAGTTCGGCATCAAGGTGCCGGCAGGTTCGGGTAACGTGCAGCTGAAAAACGTCGCGGCGGTCTCGGTGCATGCCGACCTGCCGGCGTTCGCCAAGCCGGGGCAGGTAGTGGACATCACCGTGTCTTCGATCGGTAACTCCAAGAGCCTGCGCGGCGGCAGCTTGCTGATGACGCCGCTCAAGGGTATCGACGGTAATGTCTATGCGATCGCGCAGGGTAACCTGGTGGTCGGCGGCTTTGACGCCGAAGGCCGTGACGGCTCGAAGATCACCGTCAACGTACCGTCGGCGGGGCGCATTCCCGGCGGTGCTTCGGTAGAGCGTGCCGTGCCCAGCGGATTCAACCAGGGCAACAGCCTGACCCTGAACCTCAATCGTCCGGACTTCACCACCGCCAAGCGCATCGTCGACAAGGTCAACGAACTGCTCGGCCCGGGTGTGGCCCAGGCCCTGGACGGTGGTTCGGTGCGCGTTACCGCGCCGCTCGATCCGAGCCAGCGTGTCGATTACCTGTCGATCCTCGAGAACCTGGAAATCGATCCGGGCCAGGCGGTGGCCAAGGTCATCATCAACTCGCGTACTGGCACCATCGTTATCGGCCAGAACGTCAAAGTGTCGCCTGCGGCGGTCACCCACGGCAGCCTGACCGTGACCATCACCGAAGACCCGATCGTCAGCCAGCCGGGGCCGTTCTCCAATGGCCAGACCGCTGTGGTGCCGCGCTCGCGGGTCAATGCCGAGCAGGAAGCCAAGCCGATGTTCAAGTTCGGCCCGGGCACCACGCTGGATGAAATCGTCCGTGCGGTGAACCAGGTGGGGGCAGCCCCGAGTGACCTGATGGCAATCCTCGAAGCCCTGAAGCAGGCCGGTGCGCTTCAAGCCGACTTGATCGTGATCTGA
- the flgG gene encoding flagellar basal-body rod protein FlgG, with amino-acid sequence MLPALWVSKTGLSAQDMNLTTISNNLANVSTTGFKRDRAEFQDLLYQTRRQAGAQSTQDSELPSGLQLGTGVRIVGTQKSFTAGSLQTTENPLDMAVDGRGFFQILQPDGTVSYTRDGTFHLNSDGQIVTASGFALEPAIVVPPEAQTFTVGRDGTVSITTAGNPAAQVIGNIQTADFINPAGLQATGGNLFLETAASGAPQVGTPGLNGFGVVQQQTLENSNVSTVEELVNMITTQRAYEMNSKVISTADQMLSFVTQNL; translated from the coding sequence ATGCTTCCGGCTCTTTGGGTCAGTAAAACCGGTCTGTCCGCCCAGGACATGAACCTGACCACCATTTCCAACAACCTGGCCAACGTCTCGACCACCGGCTTCAAGCGCGATCGTGCCGAGTTCCAGGACCTGCTGTACCAGACCCGTCGCCAGGCCGGCGCCCAGTCGACCCAGGACAGCGAGCTGCCTTCGGGCCTGCAGCTGGGTACCGGTGTGCGCATTGTCGGCACCCAGAAGAGCTTCACCGCCGGTAGCCTGCAGACCACCGAGAACCCGCTGGACATGGCGGTTGATGGTCGCGGTTTCTTCCAGATCCTGCAGCCCGATGGCACCGTCTCCTACACCCGTGACGGTACCTTCCACCTGAACTCCGACGGCCAGATCGTCACCGCCAGCGGTTTCGCCCTAGAGCCGGCGATTGTCGTGCCGCCTGAGGCGCAGACCTTCACCGTCGGCCGTGACGGCACCGTTTCGATCACCACCGCAGGCAACCCGGCGGCGCAGGTGATCGGCAACATCCAGACCGCCGACTTCATCAACCCGGCCGGCCTACAGGCAACCGGTGGCAACCTGTTCCTGGAAACCGCCGCCAGCGGCGCGCCGCAAGTTGGCACTCCAGGCCTGAACGGTTTCGGTGTGGTCCAGCAGCAGACCCTGGAAAACTCCAACGTCAGCACCGTGGAAGAACTGGTCAACATGATCACCACCCAGCGTGCCTACGAGATGAACTCCAAGGTCATTTCCACCGCCGACCAGATGCTCTCGTTCGTTACCCAGAACCTGTAA
- a CDS encoding flagellar hook-associated protein 3 → MRISTSQFYQTSASNYSNNFSNLVKTGQQASDNIRVRTAADDPVGAARLLQLQQQSNLLDQYNGNITSVRNSLATSESTLTSITNVLARVKELAISSGSGGFTDADRKANAQELSQLEEQLYSLMNSRDENGKYIFSGSRGDTPPYVRNADGTYSYQGDQSTLSLQVGDMLSMATNDSGYSVFEQALNTSRSQTSLTAPTPDDGRVRLSDGQLTGSTVYNDRFRSGEPYTITFTSSTQFKITDANNNDVTLEATGGGTLDPNAPAGSIGFRGVDMRLDINLQPGDSADPDAAIAGHTFNLASKPDSISGSRSPGNPSSSQMTGANIVDPAAYHDAFPGSGAIIKFTSDTAYEVYAQPMGPDARPVATGSLTGSKATIAGVEFDFTAAPNEPKSGDQFSVKVDTHQTQNILDTISQFRKALEMPVDNDLASKQKYQAALDSAIGNLESGANKVSEAISSIGARGAALDVQADTNESLKMANTQTQGSIRDADPAEVLMRLNLQQTMLQASQLAFSKISSLSLFNRL, encoded by the coding sequence GTGCGTATTTCTACTTCCCAGTTCTACCAGACCAGTGCTTCGAACTACTCGAACAACTTCTCCAATCTGGTCAAGACCGGTCAGCAGGCCAGTGACAACATTCGTGTGCGCACGGCTGCCGATGATCCGGTAGGGGCAGCGCGCTTGCTGCAACTGCAGCAGCAGAGCAATCTGCTCGATCAGTACAATGGCAACATCACCAGTGTGCGCAACAGCCTGGCGACCTCCGAGTCGACCCTGACCTCCATCACCAACGTGTTGGCGCGGGTCAAGGAGCTGGCGATCAGTTCCGGTAGCGGTGGTTTCACCGATGCCGATCGCAAGGCCAACGCCCAAGAGTTGAGTCAGCTCGAAGAGCAGCTCTACAGCCTGATGAACAGCCGTGACGAGAACGGCAAGTACATTTTCTCCGGCTCGCGTGGCGACACCCCGCCCTACGTGCGCAACGCTGACGGTACTTACAGCTACCAAGGCGATCAAAGCACCCTGAGCCTGCAGGTCGGCGACATGCTCAGCATGGCCACCAACGACAGCGGTTACAGCGTCTTCGAGCAAGCACTCAATACCAGCCGCAGCCAGACCTCGCTCACCGCGCCAACCCCGGACGATGGTCGTGTGCGCCTTTCCGATGGCCAGCTCACCGGCAGTACGGTGTACAACGACCGTTTCCGCAGCGGCGAACCCTATACCATCACGTTCACCAGCAGCACCCAATTCAAGATCACCGATGCCAATAACAACGATGTCACGCTGGAGGCAACGGGGGGCGGTACCCTCGATCCGAATGCCCCGGCTGGCAGTATCGGTTTCCGTGGTGTCGACATGCGCCTGGACATCAACCTCCAGCCCGGCGACAGCGCCGACCCGGACGCAGCCATCGCTGGCCATACCTTCAACCTGGCTTCCAAGCCTGACTCGATCAGTGGCTCGCGCAGCCCGGGCAACCCGTCGTCATCGCAAATGACCGGCGCCAACATCGTCGATCCTGCTGCTTACCACGATGCCTTTCCGGGTAGTGGCGCGATCATCAAGTTCACCAGCGATACCGCCTATGAAGTCTATGCCCAGCCTATGGGGCCGGATGCCCGCCCCGTTGCCACCGGCAGCTTGACGGGTAGCAAAGCCACCATTGCCGGTGTCGAATTTGACTTCACCGCTGCGCCAAATGAGCCAAAGAGCGGCGATCAGTTTTCGGTCAAGGTCGACACCCACCAGACTCAAAACATCCTCGATACCATCTCGCAGTTCCGCAAGGCGCTGGAGATGCCGGTGGATAACGATCTTGCCTCGAAGCAGAAGTACCAGGCAGCGTTGGACTCGGCGATCGGTAACCTGGAAAGTGGTGCCAACAAGGTTTCCGAAGCCATCAGCTCGATCGGTGCCCGAGGCGCAGCGCTGGATGTGCAGGCAGACACAAACGAAAGTCTGAAAATGGCCAATACCCAGACCCAGGGCTCAATCCGCGATGCAGATCCTGCCGAGGTGCTGATGCGTTTGAACCTGCAGCAGACGATGTTGCAAGCCTCGCAGCTGGCGTTCTCCAAGATCTCTTCGCTGAGCCTGTTCAACCGGCTCTGA
- a CDS encoding flagellar basal body rod protein FlgF, with product MDKMLYVAMTGASQNALAQKAHANNLANISTTGFQRDLEQARSMPVFGDSFPARAYAMTERPATDFSPGSMLETGRDLDVAVGGDGFIAVQAPDGSEAYVRTASMNIDALGVLRAGNGMPIMGNGGPIAVPPEQKVEVGEDGTITIRAMGEGPRVMAEVDRIKMVNPDLKTMTKGLDGLIHTSNGQPAVADANVKLVSGFLESSNVNAVEEMTSVLALSRQFELHIKMMTTAKEGDEAMARVLQIG from the coding sequence GTGGACAAGATGCTGTACGTGGCCATGACCGGTGCCAGCCAGAACGCGCTGGCGCAGAAGGCGCATGCCAACAACCTGGCGAACATTTCCACTACCGGCTTTCAGCGTGACCTGGAACAGGCGCGCTCGATGCCGGTGTTTGGTGACAGCTTTCCGGCGCGCGCCTATGCCATGACCGAGCGCCCGGCGACGGATTTCTCGCCAGGCTCGATGCTGGAAACCGGGCGTGACCTGGACGTGGCTGTTGGTGGTGACGGCTTTATCGCCGTGCAGGCGCCGGATGGCAGCGAAGCCTATGTGCGTACCGCGAGCATGAACATCGATGCCCTGGGCGTGCTGCGTGCTGGCAACGGCATGCCGATCATGGGTAACGGCGGGCCGATTGCCGTGCCGCCAGAGCAGAAGGTCGAAGTCGGTGAAGACGGCACCATCACCATCCGCGCCATGGGTGAGGGGCCGCGGGTAATGGCTGAAGTCGACCGGATCAAGATGGTCAACCCTGACCTCAAGACCATGACCAAAGGCCTGGACGGTTTGATCCATACCAGCAATGGCCAGCCAGCAGTGGCCGATGCCAACGTCAAGCTGGTGTCGGGTTTCCTTGAAAGCAGCAACGTCAACGCCGTCGAGGAAATGACCTCGGTGCTGGCGTTGTCGCGTCAATTCGAACTGCACATCAAGATGATGACCACGGCCAAGGAAGGCGACGAAGCCATGGCTCGGGTTTTGCAAATCGGCTAA
- the flgK gene encoding flagellar hook-associated protein FlgK, whose amino-acid sequence MASLINIGMSGLGASQAGLHTTGNNITNADVAGYSRQQNVQRANGSQQNGNVFIGTGTTLSDVRRVYNAYLENQLRTTTSLNSDAAAYLNQVAPLDSMLSDADTGITGALKSFFTAMQSAAAKPNEDASRQLLLTSAQSLSKRFNTIANQLNEQNSNINGNLSSMAEQVNKLSATIAQYNDQISQMQGTPNDLLDQRNEAVRQLSELVGTQVVEREGNLDIYLENGQPLVMGKTINTLQTVPSKNDPTRVSIQLNRGTTVMDVTSSLNGGEIGGLLRYRSEVLDPSLNELGRVALVMADQINRQLAQGIDKNGEFGAALFNNINSPELISQRSIAKAGNTGNGMLDVVIKDTGKLSTSDYQVTFTSATGYSVKKLPEGTDMGTFDITDDPAPVIDGFTLKLNSGGMSAGDSFKITPTRNAASNLDTVLTDPKRLALASPLTATSGSGNKGTGIIGQPNLTSSLDIYDPAQRLDLQNGLKYSTPVKLVFGDDKTTPQTYKLLDAKGDPLGSGTIIPGQANKLQFSVPMVDSTGAPINDANGVQKTFTFEMEVSGAPKEGDNYTVSLTGPGSDNNRNGQAVIDLQTKGTVEVGANGKGISLTDAYGKLVENVGGKTAQAQMDVDSTTALHTSAKASRDSLSGVQLDEEAGNLIKYQQYYTASSQIIKAAQEIFSTLINAL is encoded by the coding sequence ATGGCGAGTTTGATCAACATCGGAATGTCGGGGCTCGGCGCTAGTCAGGCAGGCCTGCACACCACGGGTAACAACATTACCAATGCCGATGTCGCTGGTTATTCGCGCCAGCAGAACGTGCAGCGGGCCAACGGTTCGCAGCAGAATGGCAATGTGTTCATCGGCACCGGTACGACCCTGTCCGATGTGCGCCGGGTGTACAACGCCTACCTGGAAAACCAGTTGCGTACCACCACCTCGCTGAACAGCGATGCGGCGGCTTACCTCAATCAGGTCGCGCCGCTCGACAGCATGCTGTCCGATGCCGACACTGGCATTACCGGCGCCTTGAAGAGCTTCTTCACCGCCATGCAGAGCGCGGCGGCCAAGCCCAACGAAGATGCTTCGCGCCAGTTGCTGCTGACCAGTGCGCAATCGCTGAGCAAGCGCTTCAACACCATCGCCAACCAGCTCAACGAGCAGAACAGCAACATCAACGGCAACCTGTCGTCGATGGCCGAGCAGGTCAACAAACTGTCGGCAACCATTGCCCAGTACAACGACCAGATCTCGCAGATGCAGGGCACCCCGAACGACCTGCTCGACCAGCGCAACGAAGCGGTGCGTCAGTTGTCCGAGCTGGTCGGTACCCAGGTGGTCGAACGTGAAGGCAACCTGGATATCTATCTGGAGAACGGCCAGCCGCTGGTGATGGGCAAAACCATCAACACCCTGCAGACCGTGCCGAGCAAGAACGACCCGACCCGGGTCAGCATCCAGCTCAACCGTGGCACCACGGTGATGGACGTCACTTCCAGCCTCAACGGCGGCGAGATCGGTGGCCTGCTGCGTTATCGCAGTGAAGTGCTCGACCCGTCGCTCAATGAACTGGGGCGCGTGGCGCTGGTCATGGCTGACCAGATCAACCGTCAGCTGGCCCAGGGTATCGACAAGAACGGCGAGTTCGGTGCCGCGCTGTTCAACAACATCAACAGCCCTGAACTGATCAGCCAGCGCAGCATTGCCAAAGCCGGCAACACCGGCAACGGCATGCTCGATGTGGTCATCAAGGACACCGGCAAGCTGAGCACCAGCGACTACCAGGTGACCTTCACCAGCGCTACCGGCTACAGCGTCAAGAAGCTGCCGGAAGGTACCGACATGGGCACCTTCGACATTACCGACGACCCGGCGCCGGTGATTGATGGTTTCACCCTCAAGCTCAATAGCGGCGGCATGAGCGCCGGTGACAGCTTCAAGATCACCCCGACCCGCAATGCCGCGAGCAACCTCGACACCGTCCTCACCGATCCCAAGCGCCTGGCGCTGGCCTCGCCATTGACCGCTACCAGCGGCTCGGGCAACAAGGGTACCGGCATCATCGGTCAGCCCAATCTGACCTCGTCGCTGGACATCTACGATCCTGCCCAGCGCCTGGATCTGCAGAACGGCCTGAAGTATTCGACGCCGGTCAAGCTGGTGTTCGGTGATGACAAAACCACGCCGCAGACCTACAAGCTGCTCGACGCCAAGGGTGACCCGCTGGGCTCCGGCACCATCATTCCAGGCCAGGCCAACAAGCTGCAGTTCTCGGTGCCGATGGTCGACTCCACCGGAGCGCCGATCAACGATGCCAACGGTGTCCAGAAGACCTTCACCTTCGAGATGGAAGTGTCCGGAGCGCCCAAGGAAGGTGACAACTACACCGTATCGCTGACCGGTCCTGGCTCGGACAACAACCGTAACGGCCAGGCGGTGATCGACCTGCAAACCAAGGGTACGGTTGAAGTCGGTGCCAACGGCAAGGGCATCAGTCTCACCGACGCCTACGGCAAACTGGTGGAGAACGTCGGCGGCAAGACTGCCCAGGCACAGATGGACGTGGATTCGACCACGGCCCTGCACACCTCGGCCAAGGCTTCGCGCGATTCGCTGTCGGGCGTCCAGCTCGATGAAGAAGCCGGCAACCTGATCAAGTACCAGCAGTACTACACGGCCTCGTCGCAGATCATCAAAGCGGCGCAGGAAATCTTCTCCACGCTGATCAACGCCCTTTAA
- the flgJ gene encoding flagellar assembly peptidoglycan hydrolase FlgJ: MDMPKNPIANTADSGAYTDLNRLSSLKVGDRDSDANLRKVAQEFESLFLNEMLKSMRSASDVLAKDNPLNTETTKQYQQMYDQQLAVSMSREGGGIGLQEVLMRQLSKQKAASAASNSSPFPRFDIQARPLGATAVGVPERPQETAVTRNDVAALNSRRLALPGKLTDRLLAGLVPAAGAVPATTNTAPIPGRSTLAGDAVVKGDWQPAQAFAAPGNLRIYGRAMAQPPLAPAKRAFSSSDDFVATMLPMAEQAAKRIGVDPRYLVAQAALETGWGKSVMRQADGRSSHNLFGIKATGNWQGDQARAITSEFRDGQFVKETAAFRSYDSYQDSFHDLVSLLQNNARYKEAVKAADKPEQFVRELQRAGYATDPDYASKISQIARQMKSYESYAAIGTTTQL; encoded by the coding sequence ATGGATATGCCGAAAAACCCGATAGCCAACACGGCTGACAGCGGTGCCTACACCGACCTCAATCGACTCAGTTCGTTGAAGGTCGGCGACCGCGACAGCGACGCCAACCTGCGCAAAGTGGCCCAGGAATTCGAATCGCTGTTTCTCAACGAGATGCTCAAGTCGATGCGTTCGGCCAGCGATGTGCTGGCCAAGGACAATCCGCTCAACACCGAAACCACCAAGCAGTACCAGCAGATGTACGACCAGCAGCTGGCGGTGAGTATGTCCCGCGAAGGCGGCGGTATCGGTCTGCAGGAGGTGCTGATGCGTCAGCTGTCCAAGCAGAAAGCTGCGTCGGCGGCGAGCAACAGCAGTCCGTTCCCGCGCTTCGATATCCAGGCGCGGCCACTGGGCGCGACAGCAGTCGGCGTGCCTGAGCGGCCACAGGAAACTGCGGTCACCCGCAACGATGTGGCGGCGCTCAACTCCCGTCGTCTGGCGTTGCCGGGCAAGCTCACCGATCGCTTGCTGGCGGGCCTGGTGCCAGCGGCCGGCGCTGTACCGGCCACCACCAACACGGCGCCGATTCCCGGGCGTTCGACCCTGGCTGGCGACGCCGTGGTCAAGGGTGACTGGCAACCGGCGCAAGCCTTTGCCGCGCCAGGCAACCTGCGCATTTACGGTCGCGCCATGGCCCAGCCGCCGTTGGCGCCGGCCAAGCGCGCTTTCAGTTCTTCGGATGACTTTGTCGCCACCATGCTGCCGATGGCCGAGCAGGCCGCCAAGCGCATCGGTGTCGATCCGCGTTACCTGGTGGCGCAGGCCGCGCTGGAAACCGGTTGGGGCAAGTCGGTCATGCGCCAGGCTGATGGTCGCAGCAGTCATAACCTGTTTGGCATCAAGGCCACCGGCAACTGGCAGGGTGATCAGGCACGGGCGATCACCAGCGAGTTTCGCGATGGTCAGTTCGTCAAGGAGACGGCGGCGTTCCGTTCCTACGATTCCTATCAGGACAGTTTCCATGACCTGGTGAGCCTGTTGCAGAACAACGCTCGCTATAAAGAAGCGGTCAAGGCTGCCGATAAACCGGAACAGTTTGTACGCGAGCTGCAGCGGGCCGGTTATGCAACCGACCCGGATTACGCGAGCAAGATCTCGCAGATCGCCAGGCAAATGAAATCCTACGAAAGCTACGCAGCGATTGGCACCACTACGCAACTATAA